The following coding sequences lie in one Vicinamibacterales bacterium genomic window:
- a CDS encoding M48 family metalloprotease: protein MNEALFTLVLVLAWFGAVNIGLSGLIAFLGWSGQRGAIPSHLASTPRALLVLRLLPGMASLWFILLVFLPAQWRFEPEGVEETAGVCLMVLAAAGAAILATTAGRALRDLRATRQMEHSWRAAGCDETRQPPVDRFPGSFHWLTDPAPVLALVGIRRPRLFLSRSLVDALTPDELAVGLSHELAHRESRDNVKRALVSCCPDLLRWTTGGRHIEQRWRAAMEFAADARAAAGDPRRALSLASALLKVARLTPPGVATAGSRFYDGTLLSARVERLLSGPILRDDSRLPRAWSIPIVIVVVVLSGLAAEAVWFTTHLATEGLVRLLP from the coding sequence GTGAACGAAGCGCTATTCACGCTGGTGCTCGTGCTCGCCTGGTTCGGGGCGGTGAACATCGGCCTGTCCGGGCTGATTGCCTTCCTGGGCTGGAGCGGCCAGCGCGGCGCGATCCCCTCGCATCTCGCCTCGACACCGCGCGCGCTGCTCGTCCTCCGGCTGTTGCCGGGTATGGCCTCGCTGTGGTTCATCCTCCTCGTGTTCCTGCCGGCGCAGTGGCGGTTCGAACCCGAAGGCGTCGAAGAAACCGCGGGCGTCTGCCTGATGGTCCTGGCGGCTGCCGGTGCCGCGATCCTCGCGACGACCGCGGGACGCGCACTTCGCGACCTGCGCGCGACGCGGCAGATGGAACACTCATGGCGTGCGGCCGGCTGCGACGAGACACGTCAGCCGCCCGTTGACAGGTTCCCTGGTTCCTTCCACTGGTTGACCGATCCGGCTCCCGTCCTCGCGCTCGTGGGAATTCGACGTCCGCGCCTGTTCCTCTCGAGGAGTCTGGTGGACGCGCTGACACCCGACGAACTCGCCGTCGGGCTCTCCCACGAGTTGGCGCACCGGGAGAGCCGGGACAACGTGAAACGCGCGCTGGTGTCCTGCTGCCCGGACCTGTTGAGATGGACGACTGGCGGCCGCCACATCGAGCAGCGGTGGCGCGCGGCGATGGAGTTTGCAGCAGACGCCCGCGCCGCAGCCGGCGACCCGCGACGCGCCCTGTCGCTGGCCTCCGCGTTGCTGAAGGTGGCGCGCCTCACGCCGCCGGGTGTTGCAACCGCCGGCAGCCGGTTCTACGACGGAACGCTGCTGTCGGCGCGTGTCGAGCGCTTGCTCAGCGGCCCGATTCTGCGCGACGACTCCCGCCTTCCGCGCGCATGGTCGATTCCGATCGTGATCGTCGTCGTCGTCCTCAGTGGTCTCGCCGCCGAGGCCGTCTGGTTCACGACCCACCTTGCGACCGAAGGGCTGGTCCGGCTGCTTCCCTGA
- a CDS encoding BlaI/MecI/CopY family transcriptional regulator, with amino-acid sequence MRKNGFLFWGFKPPRNLVRAGLGNLEQQVIEIVWRAGEVTVRDVSAHLDAAVAYTTVMTTLDRLFRKGLLARTKRSRAFVYSASATREELDEMVASDLVSGVLSGEWSAPLPFLSNLVEAVGDRDRALLDELERLVKVKRRRMRKREEP; translated from the coding sequence ATGCGTAAGAACGGTTTCCTTTTCTGGGGTTTCAAGCCGCCCAGGAATCTCGTGCGGGCCGGGCTCGGAAACCTGGAACAGCAGGTGATCGAGATTGTGTGGCGGGCCGGCGAGGTCACGGTGCGGGACGTGTCCGCGCACCTGGATGCCGCGGTCGCGTACACGACCGTCATGACGACGCTCGATCGGCTCTTTCGAAAAGGGCTCCTGGCCCGTACCAAGCGGTCGCGGGCCTTCGTCTACTCGGCATCGGCCACACGCGAGGAACTCGATGAGATGGTGGCCAGCGATCTCGTCTCGGGCGTGCTCTCCGGGGAGTGGTCCGCGCCGCTGCCGTTCCTGTCGAATCTCGTCGAGGCGGTCGGCGATCGGGATCGGGCGCTGCTCGACGAACTCGAGCGACTGGTCAAGGTGAAACGCCGCCGGATGCGGAAACGGGAAGAGCCGTGA
- a CDS encoding 6-phosphofructokinase yields MLRLEGKAAVAQGGGPTAVINQSLAGVVLEARKYPFITQVYGARYGVRGIINEDFLDLSQATTHNLEMVGITPSSALGSTRDKPDAAYCERMVEVFQRHDVRYFFYIGGNDSAETCRIVANFAEQKGYDLRVIHIPKTIDNDILVTDHTPGFGSAAKFVVSAFAGLDLDNYAIPGVFVGVVMGRSAGFLTATSVFARRWPDDGPHLIYVPEAPFSIERFLADVDRVYTQHGRCVAAVCEGIVADDGEPMLLKLNAAEERDPFGNLQLSGRSTLGDALSDAVKAHLKITRVRCDTFGYLQRSYLGVISDVDASEARDVGETAVHFAVHGKRNGSVAIRRTGDYSVDYFLTPLEGVAGNTKPLPKEFLKGRNDIDESYKSYARPLMGPLAQFDRLIAPGVRVTRPTAQG; encoded by the coding sequence ATGCTGAGACTCGAGGGCAAAGCGGCGGTGGCACAGGGCGGCGGCCCGACGGCGGTCATCAATCAGAGCCTCGCCGGCGTCGTGCTGGAGGCGCGCAAGTACCCGTTCATCACCCAGGTCTACGGCGCGCGCTACGGGGTGCGCGGGATCATCAACGAGGACTTCCTCGACCTCTCGCAGGCCACCACCCACAATCTCGAAATGGTCGGCATCACGCCGTCCTCGGCGCTCGGCTCGACGCGCGACAAGCCGGACGCCGCGTACTGCGAGCGGATGGTCGAGGTCTTCCAGCGCCACGATGTTCGTTATTTCTTCTATATCGGCGGCAACGACTCGGCGGAAACCTGCCGCATCGTCGCGAACTTCGCGGAGCAGAAGGGGTACGACCTTCGCGTCATCCACATCCCGAAGACGATCGACAACGACATCCTCGTAACGGACCATACGCCGGGTTTCGGCAGCGCGGCCAAGTTCGTGGTGAGCGCCTTCGCCGGCCTCGACCTCGACAACTATGCGATCCCTGGCGTGTTCGTCGGCGTCGTGATGGGACGAAGCGCCGGGTTCCTGACGGCGACGTCGGTGTTCGCGCGCCGGTGGCCGGACGATGGGCCGCATCTGATCTACGTGCCCGAGGCGCCGTTCAGCATCGAGCGCTTCCTGGCGGACGTGGACCGCGTCTACACCCAGCACGGCCGCTGCGTCGCCGCGGTCTGCGAGGGCATCGTCGCGGACGACGGCGAGCCGATGCTGCTCAAGCTGAACGCGGCGGAGGAGCGCGACCCGTTCGGCAACCTGCAGTTGTCGGGGCGCAGCACGCTCGGCGACGCGCTGTCGGACGCGGTGAAGGCACACCTGAAGATCACCCGCGTTCGCTGCGACACGTTCGGCTACCTGCAGCGGTCGTACCTGGGCGTGATCTCGGATGTGGACGCGAGCGAGGCACGCGACGTCGGCGAGACGGCCGTCCACTTCGCGGTGCACGGCAAGAGGAACGGATCGGTAGCCATCCGGCGGACCGGCGACTACTCGGTGGACTACTTCCTGACGCCGCTCGAGGGAGTGGCAGGCAACACGAAGCCGCTGCCGAAGGAATTCCTCAAAGGCAGGAACGACATCGACGAATCGTACAAGAGCTACGCGCGGCCGTTGATGGGGCCGCTGGCGCAGTTCGACCGTCTCATCGCGCCGGGCGTCAGGGTGACGAGGCCGACGGCGCAGGGGTAG
- a CDS encoding PLP-dependent aminotransferase family protein: MSLLLTVDRQADDPVWKQIANRVVTLVDDGTLVAGSRLPPSRTLAGTLGVNRSTVCRAYEELWALGYLESRQGSYSTVRGRARPLSGSRVAAPPLVDWDRACAPGVRDACRRLAASPRPAAAGTGRIDFANLTADTSLCPVDDLRRAVRHVLLQHGASLLDYGEPAGYAPLREVLARRLRGHGVTVSPDEILITHGAQQALELVLTLVARPGASIAIEVPTYALILPLLQVLDLRAVEIPLLPDGLDLQALEAAFSREPPALLYTMPNFQNPTGITTSQAHRERLLSLCEAHAVPILEDGFEEEMKYFGKAVLPIKSMDRHGIVIYVGTFSKVIFPGLRVGWIAADRECIRRLVALNRCSILSGSTLDQAAVHRFCEAGHYEKYLRRLHTVYRRRMQMLLKCLKLRMPAGRVAWTEPVGGCTLWLRVNGARASDEAKIVERAHREGVAVTPGSHFFSTPQNGVGFRLSIAKAKVHEIDEGCRRLARAIRG, translated from the coding sequence ATGTCGCTGCTGCTGACCGTCGATCGCCAGGCGGACGACCCCGTCTGGAAGCAGATTGCCAACCGCGTCGTCACGCTCGTGGATGACGGCACGCTGGTGGCCGGGAGTCGTCTGCCGCCCAGCCGGACGCTGGCCGGCACGCTCGGTGTGAACCGCTCCACGGTCTGCCGAGCCTACGAGGAACTGTGGGCGCTCGGCTACCTCGAGAGTCGTCAGGGGTCGTATTCGACGGTTCGCGGTCGCGCGCGGCCCTTGTCGGGATCGAGGGTGGCGGCCCCGCCCCTCGTCGACTGGGATCGGGCATGCGCGCCGGGCGTGCGCGACGCGTGCCGGCGCCTGGCGGCCTCACCACGCCCCGCCGCCGCTGGCACTGGCCGTATCGACTTCGCCAATCTCACGGCCGACACCAGCCTCTGTCCGGTCGACGATCTCCGCCGCGCGGTCAGGCACGTGCTGCTGCAGCACGGGGCGTCCCTGCTCGACTATGGCGAACCAGCCGGCTACGCGCCGCTGCGCGAGGTGTTGGCGCGCCGCCTGCGGGGGCACGGCGTCACCGTCTCTCCGGACGAGATCCTCATCACGCACGGCGCGCAGCAGGCGCTCGAGCTCGTGCTGACGCTCGTCGCGCGACCGGGCGCCAGCATCGCGATCGAGGTTCCGACCTACGCCCTCATCCTCCCGCTGCTGCAGGTCCTGGACCTGCGGGCCGTCGAAATCCCGCTCCTTCCCGACGGCCTCGATCTGCAGGCGCTCGAGGCAGCGTTCTCCCGCGAACCTCCGGCGCTGCTCTACACGATGCCGAACTTCCAGAATCCAACCGGCATCACCACGAGCCAGGCGCACCGCGAGCGGTTGCTGTCGCTCTGCGAGGCGCACGCCGTGCCCATCCTCGAGGACGGTTTCGAGGAGGAGATGAAGTACTTCGGCAAGGCGGTGCTTCCCATCAAGTCGATGGACCGGCACGGCATCGTGATCTACGTCGGCACGTTCTCGAAGGTGATCTTCCCCGGCCTCCGTGTCGGCTGGATTGCCGCCGATCGCGAATGCATCCGACGGTTGGTGGCGCTCAACCGGTGCTCGATCCTGTCGGGCAGCACGCTCGATCAGGCGGCCGTGCATCGCTTCTGCGAAGCGGGCCACTACGAGAAGTATCTTCGCCGGCTGCACACGGTCTACCGCCGCCGCATGCAGATGCTGCTCAAGTGCCTGAAACTGCGGATGCCGGCCGGCCGCGTCGCGTGGACCGAGCCGGTCGGTGGGTGCACGCTCTGGCTTCGCGTGAACGGCGCGCGGGCGTCGGACGAAGCGAAGATCGTTGAGCGGGCGCATCGCGAGGGCGTCGCCGTCACGCCGGGCAGCCACTTCTTCAGCACGCCGCAGAACGGCGTGGGCTTCCGCCTGTCGATCGCGAAGGCCAAAGTGCACGAAATCGACGAAGGATGTCGCCGCCTGGCCCGGGCCATCCGGGGATGA
- a CDS encoding helix-turn-helix transcriptional regulator yields MSTSLLSRELKRGSTEMLILALVEERPRHGYEIARLIGERSQGDITYNVASLYPTLYRLEDRGLVEGRWVEKAGQRRRRYYRILRAGRKVLTSQRGVWENFFVALDRVAKLREA; encoded by the coding sequence ATGTCCACATCACTCCTTTCGCGGGAACTGAAGCGTGGCAGCACCGAGATGCTCATCCTGGCGCTCGTCGAGGAACGCCCGCGCCACGGCTACGAGATCGCCCGGTTGATCGGCGAACGGTCGCAGGGCGACATCACCTACAACGTCGCCTCGCTGTACCCCACGCTCTACCGGCTCGAGGATCGCGGGCTCGTCGAGGGGCGCTGGGTGGAGAAAGCGGGCCAGCGGCGCCGCCGCTACTACCGGATCCTGCGGGCTGGCCGGAAGGTCCTCACGAGCCAGCGCGGCGTGTGGGAGAACTTCTTCGTCGCGCTGGACCGGGTGGCCAAGCTTCGTGAAGCATGA
- a CDS encoding ABC transporter permease, whose product MDWNSRVRAAFGSSAPSDDVVEELAQHAAAAFEAARAEGLDADTAARGVESQIDAWAGDERVRTRRPRSVAAVEPPPASAPWLAGVGHDVRYAWQLLRRQWGHTLVVGLTVALGVGASTVLFSVAYGVLVKPIPWRDAGRLVRVYETRQGSAKPPTFFTNATYLAWADHPATIEGIAAWSTDLLTLVGAGEPERIRVVSASPELFPLLGATPALGRLFTTSADGALDEKQIVLSHGLWQARFNASPQAIGRVVRLDGEDYHVAAVMPASFAFPDREIRAWVPFQVRPAVVPGKSGGGLSMFSALARLRPGATAAQAAAEASARGNHAPDPGLVVMAVFGSRGAVQVSAVPFLESMTGDVRPALIVFLVAVGLLLVTATANVASLQLARTTARRREIAIRSALGAGTGRLARQLLIENAILGQVGGLAGLVLAAWLVHILPSVLPPDFPRLADIGIDWRVALVAVALSLTSSLGFGLAPVLHARRVDLAGALSEDSLSAVGAGHRTTTARARLAIMVGQVAVACVLLVGAALLVRSMVALLDADRGYDPTNVLTARLSLRDGAYPGERRVEVLDRLVSRLRAVPGVKAAAYASNLPLVSGNVLLAAFPVPARKGGGMVPAHATVRHVSPGYFSALGLRVVEGRAFIDADTHDSKEVTVVNRAFARQYLDTPAVGVQLPGQKAPREVIGVIENARFGAVSDVAQPEAYDTVHQVKGGLLFDTPAIVVRTAGDPTRLVPILRSFVREQDATLALDSVMTMEDRVWNSLSKPRLYALLLGVFAAFALTIAAVGLFGVLSYGVSLRAREIGVRTSLGATPWVIARLVVRQGLAVTVTGAVIGLALSAAGARYLSKLLYGVTPYDAATFVLAPVLLTIVALIACLVPARRAARVDPVKVLR is encoded by the coding sequence ATGGACTGGAACTCACGAGTACGTGCGGCCTTCGGGTCGTCGGCGCCGTCCGACGACGTCGTCGAGGAACTGGCACAGCATGCCGCCGCGGCCTTCGAGGCGGCGCGGGCGGAGGGCCTTGACGCCGACACGGCGGCGCGCGGCGTCGAGAGCCAGATTGACGCCTGGGCCGGAGACGAACGCGTCCGCACGCGCCGGCCCCGTTCGGTCGCCGCCGTCGAGCCGCCGCCGGCATCCGCACCCTGGCTCGCGGGCGTTGGCCACGATGTGCGCTACGCCTGGCAACTCCTGCGGCGCCAGTGGGGCCACACGCTCGTCGTCGGCCTCACGGTGGCGCTCGGCGTCGGTGCGTCCACGGTGCTGTTCAGCGTGGCGTACGGCGTGCTCGTGAAACCCATCCCGTGGCGGGACGCCGGCCGGCTCGTTCGTGTCTACGAGACGCGCCAGGGCAGCGCGAAGCCGCCCACCTTCTTCACGAACGCGACATACCTGGCCTGGGCCGACCATCCGGCGACGATCGAGGGGATCGCCGCCTGGTCAACCGATCTCCTGACGCTGGTGGGTGCCGGGGAGCCGGAACGGATCCGCGTCGTGTCCGCGTCACCGGAGTTGTTCCCGCTGCTCGGTGCCACGCCGGCGCTCGGCCGCCTGTTCACGACGTCGGCCGACGGCGCGCTCGACGAGAAGCAGATCGTGCTCTCACATGGCTTGTGGCAGGCCCGCTTCAACGCGTCGCCGCAGGCGATCGGTCGCGTCGTGCGTCTGGACGGCGAGGACTATCACGTGGCGGCGGTGATGCCCGCCTCCTTCGCGTTCCCAGATCGCGAGATTCGGGCGTGGGTTCCGTTCCAGGTCCGGCCGGCCGTTGTCCCGGGCAAATCCGGCGGCGGGCTGTCGATGTTCAGCGCGCTGGCGAGGCTGCGCCCTGGCGCGACCGCCGCACAGGCCGCCGCTGAGGCGTCTGCGCGCGGCAACCACGCGCCGGATCCCGGCCTGGTGGTGATGGCGGTGTTTGGAAGTCGCGGCGCTGTCCAGGTCAGCGCCGTGCCGTTCCTCGAGTCGATGACGGGCGACGTCCGCCCGGCGCTCATCGTCTTTCTCGTCGCGGTCGGCCTGCTGCTCGTCACCGCGACGGCCAATGTCGCCAGCCTGCAACTGGCCCGCACGACGGCGCGCCGGCGGGAGATTGCGATTCGAAGCGCGCTCGGTGCCGGCACCGGACGACTGGCGCGGCAACTGCTCATCGAAAACGCGATCCTCGGGCAGGTTGGCGGGCTGGCTGGCCTGGTGCTGGCCGCGTGGCTCGTCCACATCCTCCCGTCGGTGCTCCCCCCCGACTTCCCAAGGCTGGCCGACATCGGAATCGACTGGCGCGTCGCCCTGGTCGCCGTCGCCCTTTCGCTCACGTCCAGTCTCGGCTTCGGTCTGGCTCCCGTGCTCCATGCGCGCCGTGTGGACCTCGCGGGCGCCCTGAGCGAGGACAGCCTCTCGGCGGTCGGCGCCGGCCACCGCACGACCACGGCTCGCGCCCGTCTGGCGATCATGGTCGGCCAGGTCGCCGTCGCCTGCGTGCTGCTCGTGGGCGCAGCGCTTCTGGTCCGCAGCATGGTCGCCCTGCTCGATGCCGACCGCGGGTACGATCCGACGAACGTGCTCACGGCGAGACTGTCGCTGCGCGACGGCGCCTACCCGGGCGAGCGTCGCGTCGAGGTGCTCGACCGCCTGGTGTCGCGACTGAGGGCCGTGCCGGGTGTGAAGGCGGCCGCCTACGCGTCGAACCTCCCGCTCGTCAGCGGCAACGTCCTTCTGGCGGCGTTCCCCGTGCCGGCGCGCAAGGGTGGCGGCATGGTGCCGGCGCACGCCACGGTTCGCCACGTCAGCCCGGGCTACTTCTCCGCACTCGGCCTGCGGGTGGTCGAGGGACGCGCGTTCATCGACGCCGACACGCACGATTCGAAGGAGGTCACCGTCGTGAATCGTGCATTCGCACGCCAGTACCTCGACACACCGGCAGTGGGCGTTCAACTGCCGGGGCAGAAGGCGCCGCGCGAGGTCATTGGCGTGATCGAGAACGCGCGCTTCGGCGCGGTATCCGACGTCGCCCAGCCGGAGGCCTACGACACCGTCCACCAGGTCAAGGGCGGCTTGCTCTTCGACACGCCGGCGATCGTCGTACGGACCGCCGGAGATCCCACCCGTCTCGTGCCGATCCTGCGGTCGTTCGTCCGCGAGCAGGACGCCACGCTCGCGCTCGACTCCGTCATGACGATGGAGGATCGGGTGTGGAACAGCCTGTCGAAGCCGCGGTTGTATGCGCTGCTGCTCGGCGTGTTCGCCGCTTTCGCGCTGACCATCGCGGCCGTCGGCCTGTTTGGCGTGCTGTCCTACGGCGTGTCGCTGCGTGCCCGCGAGATCGGCGTCCGGACCTCGCTCGGCGCCACGCCGTGGGTGATCGCGCGGCTCGTGGTCCGACAGGGGCTGGCCGTGACCGTCACTGGTGCGGTGATCGGCCTGGCGTTGTCGGCGGCGGGTGCCCGGTATCTGTCGAAGCTGCTCTACGGGGTGACGCCGTACGACGCGGCGACGTTCGTCCTGGCGCCGGTGCTGCTGACGATCGTCGCCCTCATCGCGTGCCTCGTGCCCGCCCGGCGCGCCGCCCGCGTGGATCCCGTGAAGGTGCTGCGGTAA